ctcccagcccggcccagagctcccagccctcacCTGGCCGGCCCGTGACGCGCTCCACCAGCGCCCGCAGCCGCGCCCGGCACTCGGCGAAGTCGGGGGGCTCGCGGAGCTCGGGGGGCTCGGGCGGGCGCAGCCGGCGCAGCTCCAGCAGCGCCGCCTTGACGAAGGGCTGCATGTCCATCAGCTCCTGCTCGCCGCCGTAGCGGCCCAGCCTCTCCACCAGCCTCTCGGCCGCCTCCAGCCGCAGCAGCGTGCCCTCGGCCCCGCGCAGCTCCTCCGCCAGCGCGCCCCGGCCGCGCTCCGGCCGCGCCTCCAGCAGCGCCCGCAGCTCCTCGGCCTCGCTCcgcaccagctcctgcagccgcTCGGCGCTGGCCAGGACGCGCTCCCGCAGCCGCTCCCGCTGCTCCTCCCGCCGCGCCGCCTCGCCCCGCAGCCGCGCCAGCGCCGCCTCGAAGGAGCGGCGGAGGCGCTGCAGGTCCCGGCGGAGGGAGCGCAGCTCGTCCTGGCGGCGGCGGCTCTCGGCGCGGAGGTCGCTGAAGGGAGCGTGGCGAGTGTCCAGCAGCGcgcagggacagcacagagcgCGCTCGCAGCGCGGGCAGTAGATGCTGGCAGGGGACACACACGGGTGGCATCAGGGAGGGGCGGCAGCGGGGACAGGCGTGGGGGGGGTACGGCCGGGAGCTGGTCCGGGGTACCGGGATTGGCTCCCGGGATGGGGGGatggacaggggacagggatggacaggggacagggatggacagggatggacagggatggacagggacggacagggatggacagggatcagggatggacagggatggacagggatggacagggatggacagggatggacagggatggacagggctcagggacagacagggatggacagggctcAGGGACGGACAGGGATCAGGGACGGACAGGGATCAGGGAcggacagggatggacagggatggacagggatggacaggggtCAGGGAcggacagggatggacagggatggacaggggtCAGGGACGGACAGGGACGGACGGGGACGGATGGGGACGGACGGGGGTCAGGGacggacaggggacagggatggacaccaGTCCGTGATGGTCAGTGATGGTCAGTGATGGTCAGTGCTGGTCAGCGGTCAGTGCCTATTCCAGGACAGCCCAGGCCGTGCCCAGTTCCCTCTGGAGCctttccccaaatccctgctggagctcccCGGGGTCTCTGTGGGGTCAGTGCCCTCAGTCCCCAAACACGGGGGTGAAAACCCCCTTGGCAGAGCTTTGGGGACAGGAGATTTAGGGACAGGATGAGATTTGGGgccatcctgctcctgcacattccaggctggagcactaTCCCCAAACCTCCTgaagcagggtgggagctggggacagggtgggatttggggacaggatgggatttggggacagGATGAAATTTGTGGATGGGGGACATTTGGGAGCGGGCTGAGATTTGGGTACAGGACGAGTTCTGGGGACAGGACGAGGTTTGGGGATGGGAGAAGATTTGGGGATGGGAGGAGATTTGGGGCCATGGCAGTGTTTGGGGACAGGCTGAGGTGTGGGGCCAGTGTGAGATTTGAGAACAGGACGGGGTTTGGGGACAGGATGGGGTTTGGGGATGGGACAAGTTTTGAGAACGGGATGAGGTTTGAGAACAAGACAAGATTTGGGGCCAGGACGAGGTTTGGGGCCAGGATTTGTCACCACGCCCGGACTCGCGGCTCCCACCTGCAGACGCGGCTCTCCTCGgggtggctggagctggagcagaagaggctgcaggagccgcGCGTGTCCTCCAGGAACTGCCGCGCCGAGCCCGCCCGCAGCTCCTCCACCCTGCGCACCCTGTGCGCCTTCTTCTTGTGCCACCACTGGTGCTCCTCCAGGCACCGCCCGCAGAAGAACTCCTCGCAGTCCGAGCACCACACCAACGCCGCCTCGGCGCGGCAGCGGCTGCAGCCGGGCCCTCCCGAGCTGCGGATCTGTCGCCAGAGCTGCAGGCGGCTCCGCAGGTTGCAGAAGAGCAGGTTGTCCACGGCCGGAGCGCCCGTGGCCGCCTGGCAGCGCGGGCACTGCTTGGTGTCGCTCAGGCAGCCCGGGCACAGCGTGTGCAGGCAGCGCAGCAGCCGCGGCCGAGCCGAGTCCTGCCCGCAGCCGTCGCACCGCAGGAACTGGAAATCTTCGTCTTCCTCCTCGTCCTCATCCTCGCCCTCCGCCGGCTGGCACGGAGGGGAGGccggcgcggcggggcccggcTCTGGGGGAAGCTCCGGTTCCGCTTCTGGCTCCGGTTCCGTCTCCATCCGGGGGGATCAGGGATTCTCCCGTGGGATGGAGGAAGGTGGGGCTCGGCCCGGTAAAATCCCGCTCGGGGTTCTGCTGTCCCGCCCCGCGCAGGTTCCTCCCCGAGCTCTCGGCCTTCCTGCAATTTGGAATTTCCCAAGCGCCGGGGCTGGAAACGAAAGCAAAACGGTTTTGGTGCCGTCACGGCCACCGCCCCTTCCTGCCTCGACACAGGGAAAAGTGGGAACACCCTGGCAGcgaccccaaaacctccccgGCAGCGACCCAAAATCCCCTCGGAAGcgaccccaaaacctccccgGCAGCgctgtccccagcaccagccctgtccccaaggtgtccccagagaTGCCCCCCTCGCCACTCCTCACCCCCAGCTCGGCAGCGCGGACAAacccccccgtgtccccaaaAAATATTTGGGGGGGCCCAGAAAAAGCCGGGACCCGCCTTAAAAACCCGGATTGTCCCCGTGTACCCCACCCCCCCCGGGGGCTCCGAattgtccccgtgtccccccggtACCtgcgggggcgcggcggggccgggagcggcgggaggAGGAGCGGGAGAGGGCGGGGAGAGGGCGGGAcagacggacggacggacggacggagGGACGGGAGACCGGGAACTGTGGGGCGGTGCCGGGGGGATCCGGGCGTGCGGGGAccgtgggggggggggggggatgcGGGATTGGGATAGGGATTGTGGgatggggattttgggatggaggTTATGGGATCGGGATGGGCATGTGGGACCGGGATTGTGGGATCGGGATGGGAATTCTGAGACCAGGATAAGGATGGTGGGATAGGGATGTGGGATATGGGACCGGGATGGGGattcagggatggggatggtTGGGAGCGGGACGGGGATGTGGGATCAGAATTGTGGGATCGGGAtgtgggactgggatggggatggtTGGGAGCGGGATGTGGGATGGGGATTGTGGGGTCAGGATGGGAATTCTGGGACCAGGATGGGGATGGTGGGATAGGAATGTGCGATATGGGACCGGGATGGGGATTCGGGACCGGGATGGGGCTGCGGGATGGGGATGGGGTTTTAGGACCgggatgcagggacagggatgggggtgCGGGATCGGGAccgggatggggatggggaccGGGATGGGGATTTGGGGCCGGGATGCAGGGACCGGGATGGGGGTGCGGGAtcgggatggggatggggatttgGGGCGTGGGGATGTCGGGACCGGGATAGGGGTGCGGGATCGGGATGGGGATTCGGGACCGGGAAGGCCCCGGGAAGGCGCTGCCGGTACCGTGGGGGCGGTTCCGGTGGCCGAGCCCCGCCCCCGCCGTGCCGGGGCCGCTCCGGGCCCGCTCCGTCCCCGTTGTCCCCGCGCTGTGGCCGTGCCAGCCCCGCCCCACCCCGCAGGGACATTCCCGGCCCCATTCCCGGCCCCAATCCCACCCCAATCCCGGCCCCATTCCCAGCATCCCCTCCCCACGGAGGGGGTGGCACCGCCGCACGGTCGGGGCGGGGATTTTGGGGACAAAACGCCACCCCCTTTTGGGGCCGGGGTGTCCCCGATCCCAAATCCCCGCGTTCCCGGCCCGGGATCCGCTCACCGCTccgggatttgggatgggatccGCTCCGCCGCCCGCCCGTCACATGACAGCGCCACCAGGAAGCGCCGCCGCTCCTctttcctgtccccatccccgcCCCGGCGACAACGCCACCTCGCCGAGTGTCGCCAGAGCGGGGCCGGGACCGCGGGAGGATCCCGGAGCTCCGGGAATTGTCACCCCAGGTGGCGCCGCTCGGGTTTGTCACCCGAGGTGGCAGcgaaaaaaccccaaaattttgTCAGTCCTCGGCCCAGGGGACCCCAAAGCTCgtcctggtgtccctggagtgtccccagcccaggtgacCCCAAATTTGTCAGTGTCACCCTGACCAAACCCTTCAGTGATGTCCCTCAAGTGTCACCAGCCCAGGGGACCCCAAGTCCCACGCAGGTggccccaaaccctgccctggaTTGTCCCAAAccctccagtgccaccacccGAGGGGACCCCAGGTCCTCGAGtgtcccagtgaccccaaacccttccctggTGTCCCCGGAGTGTCCCCACCCGCGGTGACCCCAAACCCATCTGTGGTGGCTCTGGAGTGTCACCCTGACCCCCGGTGACCCCAAACCCTCGGGTGTCCCCACCCCTGGGGACCCCAAACGCTCAAATGTCCCCAGGTGACCCCAAACCCCGCCCTGGTGGCCCCAaatcctgtcctgctgtccctcaaGTGTCCCCACTAAACCCTCGAGTGTCACCACCCTCGTGTCCCCAAACCCTcgagtgtccccagccccaagggaccccaaaccctcaagTGTCCCCACCCCTggtgaccccaaaccccccccgGTGTCCCCGAAGTGTCCCCAACCCCCATAAGGGGGGATGGGGATCCCCAAATTCCCTGGGATTTGCCCCCTTTGGGGTCCCCCttcccaaccccaaatccccaacGATCCCATGGGAtcctcctgttcccagctggaattcccatgGAAACCCCGAATTCCCGGGATATTCCCGAATATCCCAAAGGGCCGCCCCGAAATTCCCGGGAAATCCACCCCGAAGGAATTCCCAGGGGtctggaggggatggagagggaaatCCGGGactgggaaaaatgggaatgccaggatcccaaatcccagtttGGGACTGGAAAAATCAGGAATTCTGGGATCCCAAATTCCAGTTTGGGATTGGGAAAATCGGGAATTCTGGGGTCCCAAATCCCactttgggaatgggaattctGGGATCCCAAATTCCAGTCTGGGACTGGAAAaactgggaattctgggatcccaaatccctgttTGGGATTGGGAATGCCAGGATCCCAAATTCCAGTTTAGgactgggaattctgggatctCAAATCCCTGTTTGGGATGGAAAATTCCAGGACCTCAAATCCCAGTTTGGGATTGGGAAAATCGGGAATTCTGGGGTCCCAAATCCCACTTTGGGATTGGAAAAAAattgggaattctgggatctCAACTCCCCAAAAATCCGATTTTCCCCCCAATTTTTGGCTCTTGGAAAatggggaagagctgggaattcccactgggatttgggatcagcgtttttccagcagggaaatcccaggaaaaggagggaaTCTGGGATCCTGGATGggatttttcctgattttggaGCTCCCTGATCCCAAATATCCCAGGAATCCCTCTGGAATCAGATCCAcccctcctccagctgggattttttcctgggaaaaaacctctgggaaaaggggaaaaactcTTCCCaaactttcatttttccatggattttttaCATTCTGGAAAATCCGGGAATGGGAACAAAtccagggtgggttttttttaggataAAATCCCAGTTTGGGATGAGAGAGAGGCGGGAATTGCACCCCCAGGAATTCCAAACCCCGGAATTCCGATCCCCTGCTCCAAGGATTGTTTGGAATTCTCCAAGGATAAACAATCCTTGGAATTCCTGCCCTCGGAATTCCCTCCCCTGATCCCAAAAGAGGCTctgaaattcccttttcctgcttttatcccatttttaaaatgggattttggggttttcccacTCCCGtccccaaatcctgggattttgtggggctgggaaaggaaaaacttgggaattccagagggaattttgggggttttttcgTGGATTTGGGGATTTGCTCCCCCTTGGATTTGGGATTCCTGGccatggaaaactgggaattgTGGGATCACCTCAGCTGGAATTCCTTGGGATGAGATTCCaaaggggg
The sequence above is a segment of the Serinus canaria isolate serCan28SL12 unplaced genomic scaffold, serCan2020 HiC_scaffold_111, whole genome shotgun sequence genome. Coding sequences within it:
- the PML gene encoding protein PML, whose amino-acid sequence is METEPEPEAEPELPPEPGPAAPASPPCQPAEGEDEDEEEDEDFQFLRCDGCGQDSARPRLLRCLHTLCPGCLSDTKQCPRCQAATGAPAVDNLLFCNLRSRLQLWRQIRSSGGPGCSRCRAEAALVWCSDCEEFFCGRCLEEHQWWHKKKAHRVRRVEELRAGSARQFLEDTRGSCSLFCSSSSHPEESRVCSIYCPRCERALCCPCALLDTRHAPFSDLRAESRRRQDELRSLRRDLQRLRRSFEAALARLRGEAARREEQRERLRERVLASAERLQELVRSEAEELRALLEARPERGRGALAEELRGAEGTLLRLEAAERLVERLGRYGGEQELMDMQPFVKAALLELRRLRPPEPPELREPPDFAECRARLRALVERVTGRPDVPEVEVALENNLEEDPVHPKPHSVSPSLEEIHVEEVRSLHPIQALPLPCWKKRPLPSMERGSQVSPKILKLECDHEAGPSHPKSQWEFQTEPGPSASRHNCVRAGDTEGGSIIICSSEDSDEDAVLVTVTPEPPPC